From a region of the Pogona vitticeps strain Pit_001003342236 chromosome 7, PviZW2.1, whole genome shotgun sequence genome:
- the EXO5 gene encoding exonuclease V isoform X1 codes for MAGWREPSDAELLALVEDQEEDQEDSQKPERSCRPLPGPGGVAQEVVEKKRAETPLEASRLRYLWVTHLAAQVWCEQQMVYQREQPELGSPENAALLDLGKSIHLARELEDHDLVPICATSQEDSWAIKLLNLLLMIPALQAGQRVREFPVFGVLEGVFVVGVIDQLGYTPKGELQLNELKTRKEASMPSRAQKKKDGFQVSLYKCLFDAMVRGCLGPESFVRHLQLRPEQPLGPQVREQALRAGFTACRFQDLVELAFLNLTFSDLPPIDRLQVEYVHQETNASLGTEVVAYEEETVKAEGRYFLAYWKGQRDPKGVEVEEAWKCRHCAYSEVCRWRMARAGSPTARIRQKTTRGKQA; via the exons atggCCGGCTGGCGGGAACCCAGCGATGCCGAGCTCTTGGCCCTGGTGGAGGATCAGGAGGAGGATCAGGA AGATTCTCAAAAACCCGAGCGTTCCTGCCGTCCACTTCCTGGTCCAGGTGGCGTCGCCCAAGAGGTGGTGGAAAAGAAGAGAGCCGAGACCCCCCTGGAAGCCTCCCGCCTCCGCTACCTTTGGGTCACCCACCTGGCCGCTCAGGTCTGGTGCGAGCAGCAGATGGTGTACCAGAGGGAGCAGCCGGAGCTGGGGAGTCCGGAGAACGCTGCACTCTTGGATCTGGGGAAGAGCATCCATCTGGCCAGAG AGCTTGAGGACCATGACTTAGTGCCGATCTGCGCCACAAGCCAAGAGGATTCGTGGGCCATAAAGCTGCTGAATCTTCTGCTTATGATTCCGGCCCTGCAAGCAG GTCAGCGTGTGCGAGAATTCCCCGTCTTTGGTGTGCTGGAAGGGGTCTTTGTGGTCGGGGTCATCGATCAGCTGGGCTACACCCCGAAAGGAGAGCTGCAGCTGAATGAGCTGAAGACCCGGAAGGAGGCCTCCATGCCTTCACGGGCGCAGAAGAAGAAAGACGGCTTCCAG GTCTCCCTTTACAAGTGTCTGTTCGACGCCATGGTGCGAGGATGCCTAGGGCCGGAAAGTTTCGTCCGTCACCTCCAGCTGAGGCCCGAGCAGCCGCTTGGCCCCCAGGTCCGAGAGCAGGCTCTGCGTGCGGGTTTTACTGCGTGCCGTTTCCAAGACCTCGTGGAGCTGGCCTTCCTGAACTTGACTTTCTCTGACCTCCCGCCCATCGACCGGCTGCAGGTGGAGTATGTCCACCAAGAGACCAACGCCTCGCTGGGCACAGAGGTCGTGGCTTATGAGGAGGAGACGGTGAAAGCCGAGGGGAGATATTTCTTGGCTTACTGGAAAGGGCAGAGAGATCCCAaaggggtggaggtggaggaagccTGGAAGTGCCGACATTGCGCCTACTCGGAGGTCTGCAGATGGCGGATGGCGAGGGCGGGAAGCCCCACCGCCAGGATTCGGCAGAAGACGACCAGGGGGAAGCAGGCCTGA
- the EXO5 gene encoding exonuclease V isoform X2, whose amino-acid sequence MRDSQKPERSCRPLPGPGGVAQEVVEKKRAETPLEASRLRYLWVTHLAAQVWCEQQMVYQREQPELGSPENAALLDLGKSIHLARELEDHDLVPICATSQEDSWAIKLLNLLLMIPALQAGQRVREFPVFGVLEGVFVVGVIDQLGYTPKGELQLNELKTRKEASMPSRAQKKKDGFQVSLYKCLFDAMVRGCLGPESFVRHLQLRPEQPLGPQVREQALRAGFTACRFQDLVELAFLNLTFSDLPPIDRLQVEYVHQETNASLGTEVVAYEEETVKAEGRYFLAYWKGQRDPKGVEVEEAWKCRHCAYSEVCRWRMARAGSPTARIRQKTTRGKQA is encoded by the exons ATGAG AGATTCTCAAAAACCCGAGCGTTCCTGCCGTCCACTTCCTGGTCCAGGTGGCGTCGCCCAAGAGGTGGTGGAAAAGAAGAGAGCCGAGACCCCCCTGGAAGCCTCCCGCCTCCGCTACCTTTGGGTCACCCACCTGGCCGCTCAGGTCTGGTGCGAGCAGCAGATGGTGTACCAGAGGGAGCAGCCGGAGCTGGGGAGTCCGGAGAACGCTGCACTCTTGGATCTGGGGAAGAGCATCCATCTGGCCAGAG AGCTTGAGGACCATGACTTAGTGCCGATCTGCGCCACAAGCCAAGAGGATTCGTGGGCCATAAAGCTGCTGAATCTTCTGCTTATGATTCCGGCCCTGCAAGCAG GTCAGCGTGTGCGAGAATTCCCCGTCTTTGGTGTGCTGGAAGGGGTCTTTGTGGTCGGGGTCATCGATCAGCTGGGCTACACCCCGAAAGGAGAGCTGCAGCTGAATGAGCTGAAGACCCGGAAGGAGGCCTCCATGCCTTCACGGGCGCAGAAGAAGAAAGACGGCTTCCAG GTCTCCCTTTACAAGTGTCTGTTCGACGCCATGGTGCGAGGATGCCTAGGGCCGGAAAGTTTCGTCCGTCACCTCCAGCTGAGGCCCGAGCAGCCGCTTGGCCCCCAGGTCCGAGAGCAGGCTCTGCGTGCGGGTTTTACTGCGTGCCGTTTCCAAGACCTCGTGGAGCTGGCCTTCCTGAACTTGACTTTCTCTGACCTCCCGCCCATCGACCGGCTGCAGGTGGAGTATGTCCACCAAGAGACCAACGCCTCGCTGGGCACAGAGGTCGTGGCTTATGAGGAGGAGACGGTGAAAGCCGAGGGGAGATATTTCTTGGCTTACTGGAAAGGGCAGAGAGATCCCAaaggggtggaggtggaggaagccTGGAAGTGCCGACATTGCGCCTACTCGGAGGTCTGCAGATGGCGGATGGCGAGGGCGGGAAGCCCCACCGCCAGGATTCGGCAGAAGACGACCAGGGGGAAGCAGGCCTGA